A single window of Achromobacter xylosoxidans DNA harbors:
- a CDS encoding LysR family transcriptional regulator — translation MSTPALAVATGTDRMLLIETFVRIVEAGSLSAAALQLGGTQPTVSRRLQLLERTLGVRLLQRSTHAIRLTEDGQRCYERARELLATWQSFENDVRGAGEELAGTLRVVAPHAFGQNQFVEPLAQYLRQYPRMRVEWLLHDRVPDFIAENIDCAIKVGAVQDPSVVALKLGEVPRSVMAAPSLLDGGPVPEHPSELARLPWLALRTFYRDEVSLTHVETGEVSRFEIQPRLSTDGLYALRRAALLGLGVGIASAWALRDELASGRLVQLAPAWRAAPLPVYLIYAPSRLQPARLRRFIEVMREYLPAELRSGTGQD, via the coding sequence ATGAGCACCCCTGCCCTTGCCGTCGCGACCGGCACCGACCGCATGTTGTTGATCGAAACCTTCGTGCGCATCGTGGAGGCCGGCAGTCTGTCGGCCGCCGCGCTGCAGCTCGGCGGCACGCAACCGACCGTCAGCCGTCGGTTGCAGCTGCTGGAGCGCACCCTTGGGGTGCGGCTGTTGCAGCGCTCGACCCACGCCATCCGCCTGACGGAGGATGGCCAGCGCTGCTACGAGCGTGCCCGGGAGCTGCTGGCGACCTGGCAGTCGTTCGAGAATGACGTGCGCGGGGCTGGCGAGGAACTGGCGGGCACGCTGCGCGTGGTGGCGCCGCACGCGTTCGGCCAGAACCAGTTCGTCGAGCCCTTGGCGCAATACCTGCGCCAGTATCCCCGCATGCGGGTCGAATGGCTGCTGCATGACCGCGTGCCGGATTTCATCGCGGAGAATATCGATTGCGCGATCAAGGTCGGGGCGGTGCAGGACCCTTCCGTGGTCGCGCTCAAGCTGGGCGAGGTGCCGCGCAGCGTGATGGCGGCGCCGTCATTGCTGGACGGCGGACCCGTGCCCGAGCATCCGTCGGAACTGGCGCGCCTGCCATGGCTGGCGCTGCGCACGTTCTACCGCGACGAGGTGAGCCTGACCCACGTGGAGACCGGCGAGGTGTCCCGCTTCGAGATCCAGCCGCGCCTGTCCACCGATGGGCTGTATGCCTTGCGCCGCGCGGCGCTGCTGGGCCTGGGCGTGGGCATCGCGTCGGCGTGGGCATTGCGGGATGAACTGGCCAGCGGGCGGCTGGTGCAGCTGGCGCCGGCCTGGCGCGCCGCGCCCCTGCCCGTCTACCTGATCTATGCGCCTTCGCGATTGCAGCCGGCCCGCCTGCGCCGCTTCATCGAGGTCATGCGCGAATACCTGCCGGCCGAACTGCGGTCCGGGACCGGGCAGGATTAG
- a CDS encoding N-carbamoyl-D-amino-acid hydrolase produces MGLAVAQMGAVNLADSRQAVVKRLVEMLREAAGRKAEFVVFPELALTTFFPRYWMDDAEAVERFFEKSMPNADVQPLFDTARELGVGFYLGYAELTPEGRQFNSAILVDRNARIIGKYRKIHLPGHSDHKPDAPFQHLEKKFFEVGDLGFGVWEMDRTRIGMCLCNDRRWPETYRVMSLQSAELIVLGYNTPSLNIHWDEPAHLRTTTHEIVLQASAYQNAVWIGAAAKCGHEDGHHMIGSSMIVAPSGEIVARASSEEDEVITARIDLGLGQAFRDHVFNFAKHRSPQHYRLIVERTGAGDPLPTARPD; encoded by the coding sequence ATGGGCCTGGCCGTCGCCCAGATGGGCGCCGTCAATCTTGCCGACAGCCGCCAGGCCGTGGTCAAGCGCCTGGTCGAGATGCTGCGGGAGGCCGCCGGCCGCAAGGCCGAATTCGTGGTGTTCCCCGAACTGGCGCTGACCACGTTCTTTCCGCGCTATTGGATGGACGACGCCGAGGCGGTCGAGCGTTTCTTCGAGAAATCCATGCCCAACGCCGACGTGCAGCCGCTGTTCGACACGGCCCGGGAACTGGGCGTGGGCTTTTACCTTGGCTATGCCGAACTCACCCCCGAAGGCCGTCAGTTCAACAGCGCCATCCTGGTCGACCGCAACGCGCGCATCATCGGCAAATACCGCAAGATCCACCTGCCAGGCCATTCCGACCACAAGCCCGACGCCCCCTTCCAACATCTGGAGAAGAAGTTCTTCGAAGTCGGCGACCTGGGATTCGGTGTCTGGGAAATGGACCGCACCCGGATCGGCATGTGCCTGTGCAACGACCGCCGCTGGCCCGAAACCTACCGCGTCATGTCGCTGCAGAGCGCCGAGCTGATCGTGCTGGGCTACAACACGCCGTCACTCAATATCCATTGGGACGAGCCCGCGCACCTGCGCACCACCACGCACGAGATCGTGCTGCAGGCCAGCGCTTACCAGAACGCGGTCTGGATCGGCGCCGCGGCCAAGTGCGGCCACGAGGACGGCCATCACATGATCGGCAGTTCCATGATCGTGGCGCCGTCCGGTGAAATCGTGGCCCGCGCCAGCAGCGAGGAAGACGAAGTCATTACCGCCCGCATCGACCTCGGCCTGGGCCAGGCCTTCCGCGACCACGTCTTCAATTTCGCCAAGCACCGCAGCCCGCAGCATTACCGGCTGATCGTCGAACGCACCGGCGCCGGCGATCCCCTGCCCACGGCCCGGCCGGATTGA
- a CDS encoding ornithine cyclodeaminase: MTTLLTTTDVAKIVAAQGPRKVFEDLLDYLLADFLRWQEFDKSARVASHSATGVIELMPTADHELYSFKYVNGHPGNPLAGLSTVMAFGALARVSTGEPLLISELTLTTALRTAATSALAARALARPGSRRMALIGNGAQSEFQALAFHHILGIDTLHLYDVDGAATDKLARNLAGVAGLRLRRFDSIAAAVAGTDIVTTVTADKAYATILTADMIEPGMHINAVGGDCPGKTELHADVLRAGPVFVEYEPQTRIEGDLQQMPADFTVTELWRVLTGRCAGRGDARDVTLFDSVGFALEDFSALRWLRDSALKHGIGTRVEVAPQLADPKDLFGLVRARQTTVRAARDTQALLRD, encoded by the coding sequence ATGACGACACTGCTCACCACCACCGACGTCGCGAAAATCGTGGCCGCGCAGGGCCCGCGCAAGGTATTCGAAGACCTGCTGGATTATCTGCTGGCCGATTTCCTGCGCTGGCAGGAGTTCGACAAGAGCGCGCGCGTCGCCAGCCACTCGGCGACCGGCGTGATCGAACTGATGCCCACCGCCGACCACGAGCTCTACAGTTTCAAGTACGTCAATGGCCATCCGGGCAATCCGCTGGCCGGGCTGAGCACGGTGATGGCCTTTGGCGCGCTGGCGCGGGTCAGCACCGGCGAACCGCTGCTGATCAGCGAACTGACGTTGACCACCGCGCTGCGGACCGCCGCCACCTCCGCCCTGGCCGCGCGCGCCCTGGCGCGTCCGGGATCGCGCCGCATGGCCTTGATCGGCAATGGCGCGCAAAGCGAGTTCCAGGCCCTGGCATTCCATCACATCCTGGGCATCGACACCCTGCATCTGTATGACGTTGACGGCGCCGCCACCGACAAGCTGGCGCGCAACCTGGCGGGTGTGGCGGGGCTGCGCCTGCGTCGTTTCGACAGCATTGCCGCGGCGGTCGCGGGAACCGATATCGTGACCACCGTCACGGCCGACAAGGCCTACGCCACCATCCTGACGGCCGATATGATCGAGCCGGGCATGCACATCAATGCGGTGGGTGGCGACTGCCCCGGCAAGACCGAGCTGCACGCGGACGTGCTGCGCGCCGGACCGGTGTTCGTCGAGTACGAGCCGCAGACCCGCATCGAAGGCGATCTGCAGCAGATGCCGGCGGACTTCACCGTGACCGAACTGTGGCGCGTGCTGACGGGCCGGTGCGCCGGGCGTGGCGATGCCCGCGACGTCACCCTGTTCGACTCGGTCGGCTTTGCGCTGGAGGATTTTTCGGCGCTGCGCTGGCTGCGCGACAGCGCGCTCAAGCACGGCATCGGCACGCGCGTCGAAGTGGCGCCGCAACTGGCCGATCCGAAGGATCTGTTCGGATTGGTGCGTGCCCGCCAGACCACCGTCCGGGCGGCCCGCGACACGCAGGCGCTGCTCAGGGACTGA
- a CDS encoding YcjF family protein, with protein sequence MNPPRHDTPQLQDAIADAISTATRGAGRVNILVAGKTGVGKSTLINAVFRGELAKTGAGRPVTQTTQEFSRPGHPLTIIDTRGLEVGDYARSRQQLADLIRERSAADDQDRHLHAAWLCIQDSGHRVEDAEIELSALLADAGIPVIVVLTKARKNSPFLEQARALLPRARQVVAVRALPERIEELDADLPPMGLDALIEATAQYIPESQQRAYANALSTRNQKALEVKKKRAEIEVNIAAGLAASAAAAPIPFSDAVALVPIQVGMIAKIGITFGMELNTAAISTLVTSSLGASAATLVGRSVVSGLLKFIPGAGSAVGGTIAATTAGAITKLLGNAYVAVLYDFCQKHPGQDLDIPMITQALKQRMKP encoded by the coding sequence ATGAATCCGCCCCGCCACGACACGCCCCAATTGCAGGACGCCATCGCCGATGCGATCAGCACCGCCACGCGCGGCGCGGGACGCGTCAACATCCTGGTGGCCGGCAAGACCGGCGTGGGCAAGAGCACGCTCATCAACGCCGTGTTCCGCGGCGAGCTGGCCAAGACAGGCGCCGGCAGGCCGGTCACCCAGACCACGCAGGAATTCTCGCGGCCCGGCCACCCCCTGACCATCATCGACACCCGTGGCCTGGAAGTGGGCGACTACGCCCGCTCACGCCAGCAATTGGCCGACCTGATCCGCGAACGCTCCGCCGCGGATGACCAGGACCGGCACCTGCACGCCGCCTGGCTGTGCATCCAGGACAGCGGCCACCGCGTCGAAGACGCCGAAATCGAGCTGAGCGCCCTGCTGGCCGACGCCGGCATCCCGGTTATCGTCGTGCTCACCAAGGCGCGCAAGAACAGTCCTTTCCTGGAACAGGCCCGCGCCCTGTTGCCGCGCGCGCGCCAGGTGGTGGCGGTACGCGCGCTGCCCGAACGCATCGAGGAACTGGACGCGGACCTGCCGCCGATGGGACTGGACGCGCTGATCGAAGCCACCGCCCAGTACATCCCCGAATCACAGCAACGCGCTTATGCCAATGCGCTATCGACCCGCAACCAGAAAGCCCTGGAAGTAAAAAAAAAGCGGGCTGAAATAGAAGTGAACATCGCGGCTGGACTGGCCGCGTCCGCCGCCGCCGCGCCGATTCCGTTTTCCGATGCGGTGGCGCTGGTGCCGATCCAGGTCGGCATGATCGCCAAGATCGGCATCACCTTCGGCATGGAGTTGAACACCGCCGCCATCAGCACGCTCGTCACTTCCTCGCTGGGCGCGTCGGCGGCCACGCTGGTCGGGCGTTCGGTGGTGTCGGGCCTGCTCAAGTTCATCCCCGGCGCCGGCAGCGCCGTGGGCGGCACCATCGCCGCCACCACCGCCGGCGCCATCACCAAGCTGCTGGGCAACGCCTATGTCGCGGTGCTGTACGACTTCTGCCAGAAGCATCCGGGCCAGGATCTCGACATCCCGATGATCACCCAGGCCTTGAAGCAGCGCATGAAACCGTGA
- the panB gene encoding 3-methyl-2-oxobutanoate hydroxymethyltransferase yields the protein MSTTATLNSAAGAPRRMTVPAFRARKRAEPLVMLTAYTARMAELLDPHCDALLVGDSLAQTIYGLPSTVPVTLDMMIAHGAAVVRGARQALVVVDMPFGSYEESPEQAFRSAARVLKETGASAVKLEGGQAMAPAIAYLSTRGIPVMAHIGLTPQAVNILGGYGARGRGDAEYARIAADATAVAEAGAFAVVIEGVVEPLALAITEAIACPTIGIGASAGCDGQVLVVDDMLGMFERTARFVKRYDTLADRIQAAARDYAADVRARRFPESRHLYG from the coding sequence ATGTCCACTACCGCCACCCTGAATTCCGCCGCCGGCGCGCCGCGCCGCATGACCGTCCCGGCGTTTCGCGCCCGCAAGCGCGCCGAACCCCTGGTCATGCTCACCGCCTACACCGCGCGCATGGCCGAACTGCTGGATCCGCACTGCGACGCGCTGCTGGTGGGCGACAGCCTGGCGCAGACCATCTACGGCCTGCCGTCCACCGTGCCCGTCACGCTGGACATGATGATCGCGCACGGCGCCGCGGTGGTGCGCGGCGCGCGCCAGGCCCTGGTGGTGGTCGACATGCCGTTCGGCAGCTACGAGGAAAGCCCGGAGCAGGCCTTCCGTTCGGCCGCCCGCGTCCTGAAGGAAACCGGCGCCAGCGCCGTCAAGCTGGAAGGCGGCCAGGCCATGGCGCCGGCGATCGCCTATCTGTCGACGCGTGGCATTCCGGTCATGGCGCACATCGGCCTGACGCCGCAGGCGGTCAACATCCTTGGCGGCTATGGCGCCCGCGGCCGGGGCGATGCCGAATACGCCCGCATCGCCGCCGACGCCACGGCGGTTGCCGAGGCCGGCGCCTTCGCCGTGGTGATCGAAGGCGTGGTCGAGCCGCTGGCGCTGGCCATCACCGAGGCGATCGCCTGCCCCACGATCGGCATCGGCGCCTCCGCCGGCTGCGACGGCCAGGTGCTGGTGGTGGACGACATGCTCGGCATGTTCGAGCGCACCGCCCGCTTCGTCAAACGCTACGACACCCTGGCCGACCGCATCCAGGCGGCCGCGCGCGATTACGCCGCCGACGTGCGCGCGCGCCGCTTTCCCGAGTCGCGGCACCTGTACGGCTGA
- a CDS encoding LysR family transcriptional regulator, whose protein sequence is MLSNVSDLDLRLIRVFLTIVDAGGVSAAQALLGVGQSTISSQLATLETRLGFTLCERGRGGFRLSAKGQRFDKLARRALASLDDFSAQARNMHRQLVGNLTLGLIGNATMAQNARIGHAIEKFRRRDEAVRLSVLIRSPRELEELILKDEMQVAIGYFLHRVPMLDYTPLFQERQVAYCGASHPLAARAGRVTEADIADADWTWRTYPLPESSFAGRPRHITSEADNMEAALILILSGAHLGYLPEHYAAPYVTAGLLHALDADAYHYDVEISMVAKRRSHLDDIAAAFLEDMRAALLAAPDATP, encoded by the coding sequence ATGCTCTCGAACGTTTCCGACCTCGACCTGCGACTGATCCGCGTCTTCCTCACCATCGTCGACGCCGGCGGCGTCTCCGCCGCGCAGGCGCTGCTGGGGGTGGGCCAGTCCACCATCAGCAGCCAACTGGCCACGCTGGAGACCCGCCTGGGTTTCACCCTGTGCGAACGCGGCCGCGGCGGCTTTCGCCTGAGCGCCAAGGGGCAGCGCTTCGACAAGCTGGCGCGGCGCGCGCTAGCCTCGCTGGACGACTTCAGCGCGCAGGCGCGCAACATGCACCGGCAACTGGTCGGCAACCTCACGCTGGGCCTGATCGGCAACGCCACCATGGCGCAGAACGCGCGCATCGGCCACGCCATCGAGAAATTCCGCCGGCGCGACGAAGCGGTGCGCCTGTCGGTGCTGATCCGCAGCCCGCGCGAACTGGAGGAACTGATCCTGAAAGACGAAATGCAGGTGGCCATCGGCTATTTCCTGCACCGCGTGCCGATGCTGGACTACACGCCGCTGTTCCAGGAAAGGCAGGTCGCCTACTGCGGCGCCAGCCATCCGCTGGCGGCGCGCGCCGGCCGCGTCACCGAAGCGGACATCGCCGACGCCGACTGGACCTGGCGCACCTATCCGCTGCCGGAATCGTCGTTCGCCGGCCGCCCGCGTCACATCACCTCGGAAGCCGACAACATGGAGGCCGCGCTGATCCTGATCCTGTCGGGCGCGCACCTGGGCTACCTGCCCGAGCACTACGCCGCGCCCTACGTGACGGCCGGCCTGCTGCACGCGCTGGACGCCGACGCCTATCACTACGACGTCGAGATCAGCATGGTGGCCAAGCGGCGCAGCCACCTGGATGACATCGCCGCGGCCTTCCTCGAAGACATGCGCGCGGCGCTGCTGGCTGCGCCGGACGCCACGCCGTGA
- a CDS encoding sodium:solute symporter — MVLDIGVVVAYLAAMLLLGWYGMRRARTHEDFLVAGRNLGPAFYMGTMAATVLGGASTVGTVRLGYVHGISGFWLCAMLGLGIIVLNVFLARPLLKLRIFTVTQILEFRYSARTRHVSALVMMAYALMLAATSVIATGTVMQVLFDMPFWLAILVGGGVVVVYSAVGGMWSLTLTDIVQFLIKTVGLMAVLLPICLSRVGGWDQLVAKLPAASFEPTAIGWPTIVTYFLIYFFGILIGQDIWQRVFTARSERVARLAGAAAGLYCIVYGLVGALIGMTARVLLPDLDNVNNAFAAIVQAELPAGIRGLVIAAALAAMMSTASAAMLASSTVLAEDLLPALRGGRGFTHVRSHRLMTLLVGLATLGIALVVDDVLDALTCAYNLLVGGMLVPILGAIWWRRGTTAGAIASMLLGCATAIGFMIRDGLAANTPIYASLAVSAVSFIIVSLIGQAAAPVHGDSSSRSTP; from the coding sequence ATGGTTCTGGACATCGGTGTAGTCGTGGCCTACCTGGCCGCGATGCTGTTGCTGGGGTGGTATGGGATGCGGCGCGCCAGGACGCACGAGGATTTCCTGGTGGCGGGGCGCAATCTCGGACCGGCCTTCTACATGGGCACCATGGCGGCCACGGTGCTGGGCGGCGCCAGCACCGTCGGCACGGTGCGGCTGGGGTATGTGCATGGCATCTCGGGGTTCTGGCTGTGCGCCATGCTGGGCCTGGGCATCATCGTGCTCAACGTGTTCCTGGCCCGGCCGCTGCTGAAGCTGCGCATCTTCACCGTGACGCAGATCCTGGAGTTCCGCTACAGCGCGCGCACCCGGCATGTCAGCGCGCTGGTGATGATGGCCTACGCGCTGATGCTGGCCGCGACCTCGGTGATCGCGACCGGCACGGTGATGCAGGTGCTGTTCGACATGCCCTTCTGGCTGGCGATCCTGGTGGGCGGCGGCGTGGTGGTGGTGTATTCGGCGGTGGGCGGCATGTGGTCGCTGACCCTGACCGACATCGTGCAGTTCCTGATCAAGACCGTTGGCCTGATGGCCGTGCTGCTGCCGATCTGCCTGTCGCGGGTCGGCGGCTGGGACCAACTGGTGGCGAAACTGCCGGCGGCCAGCTTCGAGCCGACCGCGATCGGCTGGCCCACCATCGTGACGTACTTCCTGATCTATTTCTTCGGCATCCTGATCGGCCAGGACATCTGGCAACGCGTCTTTACCGCCCGCAGCGAGCGGGTGGCGAGGCTGGCGGGGGCGGCGGCGGGGCTGTATTGCATAGTCTATGGCCTGGTGGGCGCGCTGATCGGCATGACCGCCAGGGTCTTGCTGCCCGACCTGGACAACGTCAACAACGCCTTTGCCGCCATCGTCCAGGCCGAATTGCCGGCTGGCATTCGCGGCCTGGTGATCGCGGCGGCGCTGGCGGCGATGATGTCCACCGCCAGCGCGGCGATGCTGGCGTCTTCCACCGTGCTGGCCGAGGACCTGCTGCCGGCCTTGCGCGGCGGCCGCGGCTTTACCCACGTGCGCAGCCATCGCCTGATGACGCTGCTGGTCGGCCTGGCCACGCTCGGCATCGCGCTGGTGGTCGACGACGTGCTGGACGCGTTGACCTGCGCCTACAACCTGCTGGTCGGCGGCATGCTGGTGCCGATCCTGGGCGCCATCTGGTGGCGCCGTGGAACGACCGCCGGCGCGATCGCCAGCATGCTGCTGGGCTGCGCCACGGCGATCGGCTTCATGATCCGCGACGGCCTGGCGGCCAACACGCCGATCTACGCCAGCCTGGCCGTCAGCGCCGTCAGTTTCATCATCGTCAGCCTGATCGGACAGGCGGCGGCGCCGGTTCACGGCGATTCATCTTCCAGGAGCACCCCATGA
- the speB gene encoding agmatinase: MSFTPEKLAALRARFGGANEAVIHDPHFRAVAANVIDDSGTRSAPYAGMPTLLDAPARQVDWTQPDFGDLQVALLGVPMDLGASNRSGCRFGPRALRAIERVGPYNHVLKCAPVRELRVADIGDVPMRSRYSLEQSHEDIHAAYEKLVAAGVAPLSVGGDHSVTLPILRALGARQPVALVHFDAHCDTGGPFDGSRFHHGGPFRQAVLEGVLDPTRTIQIGIRGSAEYLWEFSYESGMTVIHAEDIPRLGVDAIIAQARAIVGDAPVYVSFDIDCLDPAFAPGTGTPEVGGVTVREAQAMLRGLAGLDIVGGDLVEVAPSYDATANTAHAGAQILFEILSLMRLRGPR; this comes from the coding sequence ATGAGTTTCACCCCCGAGAAACTGGCCGCGCTGCGTGCCCGGTTTGGCGGAGCCAACGAGGCCGTCATCCACGATCCGCACTTTCGCGCGGTGGCGGCCAACGTCATCGACGACAGCGGCACCCGCAGCGCGCCCTATGCCGGCATGCCGACATTGCTCGACGCGCCGGCGCGGCAGGTCGACTGGACCCAACCGGATTTCGGCGACCTGCAGGTGGCGCTGCTCGGCGTGCCGATGGATCTGGGCGCCAGCAACCGCAGCGGCTGTCGCTTCGGGCCGCGCGCGTTGCGCGCCATCGAGCGGGTCGGCCCCTACAACCATGTGCTCAAGTGCGCGCCGGTGCGCGAGCTGCGCGTGGCCGACATCGGCGACGTGCCGATGCGCAGTCGCTACAGCCTGGAACAGTCGCACGAGGACATCCACGCGGCCTACGAGAAACTCGTGGCAGCCGGCGTCGCGCCGCTCTCGGTGGGCGGCGACCATTCCGTGACACTGCCCATCCTGCGGGCGCTGGGCGCCCGGCAACCCGTGGCGCTGGTGCATTTCGATGCGCATTGCGACACCGGCGGCCCCTTCGACGGCAGCCGCTTCCATCACGGCGGGCCATTCCGCCAGGCGGTGCTGGAAGGCGTGCTCGACCCGACGCGCACGATCCAGATCGGCATCCGTGGATCGGCCGAATACCTGTGGGAGTTCTCGTATGAATCCGGCATGACCGTGATCCATGCGGAGGACATTCCGCGGCTTGGGGTGGACGCCATCATCGCCCAGGCGCGAGCCATCGTCGGCGACGCGCCCGTGTATGTGTCGTTCGACATCGATTGCCTGGATCCCGCTTTCGCGCCCGGCACCGGCACGCCCGAGGTTGGCGGCGTGACGGTGCGCGAGGCCCAGGCCATGCTGCGCGGGCTGGCGGGCCTGGACATCGTTGGCGGCGACCTGGTGGAAGTGGCGCCGTCGTATGACGCCACCGCCAACACGGCGCATGCGGGGGCGCAGATCCTGTTCGAGATCCTCAGCCTGATGCGGCTGCGCGGCCCGCGCTGA
- a CDS encoding ArnT family glycosyltransferase, producing the protein MRLTSRGLLLGLGVILALRLLAMTLMPLADTSEPRYAEIARLMAASGDWITPWFEPGVPFWGKPPLAFWAPALSIRLLGLSELAVRLPSWLAMLGVLALVHACGRRLHGEQAARWATLLFATMLLPFASAGAVLTDAFLALGITLSMVSFLLAPREPRPWWRYGFFAGLTIGLLSKGPLAVVLTAAAIVPWMLWHRNGRAQLQALPWASGIALTLMLALPWYIAAELKTPGFLRYFIIGEHFLRFVDPGWQGDRYGSAHQRPYGAIWLDWLLATLPWGLVWLGLLLWPRRQAPLRRRVPTALRDPATTYLLAWALATPAFFTLSGNILWTYVLPALPPVALALGNQASQWRAARPGRLLLAGMALAPAAALALALLAWARPVHYKTEKQLVQQAEAAMREGDRLYFVDSRPFSARYYSRDTAGLIEPADLAAVLPEPGQRVFLAVPKDEAGSLLAGWHGTVTPLYSSRRYTLLRVAGATVR; encoded by the coding sequence ATGCGGTTAACTTCTAGGGGCCTGCTGCTGGGTCTGGGCGTCATCCTGGCGTTGCGGCTGCTGGCAATGACGCTGATGCCGCTGGCCGACACCTCCGAGCCGCGCTATGCCGAAATCGCCCGCCTGATGGCGGCAAGCGGCGACTGGATCACGCCCTGGTTCGAGCCGGGCGTGCCATTCTGGGGCAAGCCGCCGCTCGCGTTCTGGGCGCCGGCGCTGTCGATCCGGCTGCTCGGCCTGTCGGAACTGGCGGTGCGCCTGCCATCGTGGCTGGCCATGCTGGGCGTGCTGGCGCTGGTGCATGCGTGCGGCCGCCGCCTGCACGGCGAACAGGCGGCGCGCTGGGCCACGCTGCTGTTCGCCACCATGCTGCTGCCGTTCGCCAGCGCCGGCGCGGTGCTGACCGACGCGTTCCTGGCGCTGGGCATCACGCTGTCGATGGTCTCCTTCCTGCTGGCGCCACGCGAGCCCCGCCCATGGTGGCGTTATGGATTCTTTGCAGGCCTGACGATCGGCCTGCTGTCCAAGGGGCCGCTGGCGGTGGTGCTGACGGCCGCCGCGATCGTGCCGTGGATGCTGTGGCACCGCAATGGACGCGCACAGCTGCAAGCCCTGCCCTGGGCCAGCGGCATCGCCCTGACGCTGATGCTGGCGCTGCCCTGGTACATCGCCGCCGAACTCAAGACGCCAGGCTTCCTGCGCTACTTCATCATCGGTGAACACTTCCTGCGCTTCGTCGATCCGGGCTGGCAGGGCGACCGCTACGGCTCGGCCCACCAACGGCCTTACGGCGCCATCTGGCTGGACTGGCTGCTGGCGACCCTGCCATGGGGCTTGGTCTGGCTTGGCCTGTTGCTGTGGCCGCGTCGCCAAGCGCCGCTACGCCGGCGCGTGCCGACGGCCTTGCGCGACCCAGCCACGACCTACCTGCTGGCCTGGGCGCTGGCCACGCCGGCCTTCTTCACGCTGTCGGGCAACATCCTGTGGACCTATGTGCTGCCGGCGCTGCCGCCGGTGGCGCTGGCGCTCGGCAACCAGGCCAGCCAGTGGCGCGCGGCGCGCCCGGGCAGGCTGCTGCTGGCGGGCATGGCGCTGGCGCCGGCCGCCGCGCTGGCGCTGGCGCTGCTGGCATGGGCCCGGCCGGTTCACTACAAGACGGAGAAGCAGCTGGTGCAACAGGCCGAAGCCGCCATGCGGGAAGGCGACAGGCTTTACTTCGTCGACAGCCGCCCGTTCTCGGCCCGCTACTATTCGCGCGATACCGCCGGTCTGATCGAGCCCGCCGACCTGGCCGCCGTGCTGCCGGAACCCGGCCAGCGGGTTTTCCTGGCGGTCCCCAAGGACGAGGCTGGCAGCTTGCTGGCGGGCTGGCACGGCACGGTAACGCCCCTGTACTCGAGCCGGCGCTACACCTTGCTGCGGGTGGCGGGCGCCACTGTGCGCTGA
- a CDS encoding glycosyltransferase family 2 protein, with protein MRPYPDLPTLPRTPPRPVQVSIIIPFLNEREVLPLCHARLRQVLDALGEPWEIVFVDDGSQDGSAEYLAGLMAREPGLKLVRLSRNFGKEAAMTAGLEHATGAAVILLDADLQDPPELIPDMVRAWREGADVVCMRRRSRAGESWLKRASAYAYYRLLSRLSRAAIPPDTGDFRLMSRRAVDALLRLPERCRYMKGLYAWIGMPTRVIDYDRAPRAAGATKWNYFALLRLAMEGITSFSTAPLRWATAAGVTAALLGALFGLAIIFKTLIFGDPVEGYPSLMAMITFLSGIQLITIGLLGEYMGKTYMEAKQRPVYLVSEVQHSAAAVLPLADTGKGPHAVNF; from the coding sequence ATGCGTCCCTATCCTGATCTGCCGACCTTGCCACGGACCCCGCCGCGTCCGGTGCAGGTCTCCATCATCATTCCCTTCCTGAACGAACGCGAGGTACTGCCCCTGTGCCACGCGCGGCTGCGGCAGGTGCTGGACGCCCTGGGCGAACCCTGGGAAATCGTGTTCGTCGACGACGGCAGCCAGGACGGCAGCGCCGAATACCTGGCGGGCCTCATGGCGCGCGAGCCCGGGCTGAAGCTGGTGCGCCTGAGCCGCAACTTCGGCAAAGAGGCCGCCATGACGGCGGGCCTGGAGCATGCCACGGGCGCGGCCGTTATCCTGCTGGACGCCGACCTGCAGGACCCGCCGGAACTGATCCCGGACATGGTGCGGGCCTGGCGCGAGGGCGCCGACGTGGTCTGCATGCGGCGCCGCAGCCGCGCGGGCGAAAGCTGGCTCAAGCGCGCCTCGGCCTATGCCTACTACCGGCTGCTCAGCCGCCTGAGCCGGGCCGCGATCCCGCCGGACACCGGCGATTTCCGCCTGATGAGCCGGCGCGCGGTCGACGCGCTGCTGCGGCTGCCCGAGAGATGCCGCTACATGAAGGGCCTGTACGCCTGGATCGGCATGCCCACCCGCGTCATCGACTACGACCGCGCTCCCCGCGCCGCCGGCGCCACCAAGTGGAACTATTTCGCGCTGCTGCGGCTGGCAATGGAAGGCATCACCTCGTTCTCCACCGCGCCGCTGCGCTGGGCCACGGCCGCCGGCGTGACGGCCGCCTTGCTCGGCGCGCTGTTTGGCCTGGCCATCATCTTCAAGACACTCATCTTCGGCGATCCCGTCGAGGGCTATCCCTCGCTGATGGCCATGATCACTTTCCTGAGCGGCATTCAGCTGATCACCATCGGCCTGCTGGGCGAATACATGGGCAAGACCTACATGGAAGCCAAGCAGCGGCCCGTCTACCTTGTGAGCGAGGTGCAGCACAGCGCCGCGGCGGTCCTGCCGCTGGCCGACACCGGCAAGGGTCCGCATGCGGTTAACTTCTAG